Below is a window of Syngnathus acus chromosome 8, fSynAcu1.2, whole genome shotgun sequence DNA.
GCGCGTTCACGTGTCCTCGTTGTCTGGAGACATCGGCGATGTCTCCGCCTTCGTCCGAGGTGGAACTTTGCTTTTAGTTTTGACTGATGAATATGAAGGTAAGTCATATTTCTGATTTTGTACGACAAACAAGTATGTGTTTACATTGTTGACAGTCGAGGTTGCAGTGCGAAAAAAGTTTGCAGTGTTTAATGACTGTCTTTGTCTCTTCCActgtttttgaaatgcacaCACCCAATGGGAGCAATGCATTTGAATGGGGAAGAAAAGGtggcaccattttttttttaaatgatttgaattttatacttgaatttattttggttttcggTAAATGACTGGCATTATTAACAATCATAACGACAATATTGGTGGTTAGGTTGATTTACTATCTTGACCTCACATTTTTGAGGTTCTGGGTTGGGCTGGGGTGGAAAAAGTGGTATCAAGTAGTGGTGCGCAAGTTATGAATTTGTAAGTTccaaaaagtgtgttttttacCAAGAGAATAATGTTTTCTTCTGAAAAGCTCTGTGTGACACGCACGGGCCACTTAACCCAAAAAGAATCCGATTAAAGAATTACAGCATTCCTCAGCAGTGTGGCACCAGGGGACGGACGAGTTGCATAATTGTGGTGAAAAGCAAGAAAACTCAACGTTGTATTTAAAAGAGATGCCATTGTGAAAAGAAACATCGCACCTTGATGTGCGTGCGCTTACGGCAGATAACAAGGGATAGTAAAAAGGTTACTCACGCCAAAGCGTGTCACGGAGTCCCTCCCGTTTTAGAGACGCCCAAAATCATTTGGAAAACTCCAatacaaatgttgtttttttctaaccTGATTCATACAACACAGATGAAGTCCCATCCCTAATCTCCGACCAGTTGTGATGGAGACGGTGGTGATCGTGGCCATCGGGGTACTCGCCACCATCTTCCTGGCATCCTTGGCCGCCCTGGTGGTGGTGTGCCGCCACCGCTACTGCCACCCGCACCACCCGCTTCTGCACCACTTTGATTCCAAGTGGGCGTCCAAATcattcattaggtacacccggTGGTCAAACAAGCAAGTGATTGACGCGCGCTTCCTGctccgtccatccatcaggCCTACGGTGGACCTGATCGGCGCCATGGAGACGCAGAGCGAGCTGTCAGAGCTGGAGTTGGATGACGTGGTCATCACCAACCCGCACATTGAGGCCATCCTGGAGAACGAGGACTGGATCGAGGACGCCTCGTAGGTTTTTTTGCATCAGTGTGCGTCCATCCAAAACAGGGTGAACGCTGGTCTGGTCAAATGAtggcttttttaaaaacatttttggcttATTGCAGCGGATTGGTCTCTCATTGCATCGCCATCCTGAAGGTAACAGAAGAAAACTTTCGAGAGGAGTGACTGACAGACTTTTAAGGCCATTTCCCTTTGTAGATCTGCCACACGTTGACGGAGAAACTGGTTGCCCTGACAATGGGCTCGGGGGCCAAAGTCAAAGCGCCGGCCAGCCTGGCTGACATCATCACTGTGGCCAAGCGCATCAGCCCCAGGTGATGTTTGTTTCCCTCTTGGCCACCCAGGTGACGTTTGTTTCCCTCTTGGCCACACTGCtaacacttttgtttgttttgaacagGGTGGACGACGTGGTACGATCCATGTACCCCCCTTTGGACCCCATCCTGCTGGATGCCAGGTGACAATTGACTTGTGTGACAATGAGACTGTGGCACACTTGTTTTGTACCTTTGAGCAACTTTGAAGCTTtttcccaccaccaccaccaccactatACCACTACCACCGCAGGGCGACCGCTCTTCTCCTGTCGGTGAGCCACCTGGTTTTGGTCACCCGCAACGCCTGCCACATGTCGGGCAGCCTGGACTGGATCGATCAATCGCTGCACGCGGCCGAGGACCACATGGTGGTTCTGAGGGAGGCGGCCCTGGCCTCCGAACCGGAGCGCGGTGTCCTCAACGGGGCCGAGGGCCAGAGGGAGCATGCCATCTAGACCGCGCTTTGGAACTCGGAATCAATTTCTACTGTGTTGTATTGTTTATTCGATGATCTTTTCTTAGCGCTCGGGCACCACATACACTACGTAGtttgtcgtgtgtgtgtgtgtgtgtgtatgtaaagTAGATAGAATAGCCTCTCGTATATTCTACCTGCAATTTGTACAGATAAAATGCTTGTTGCACTGTGTCTTGTTGAAAAGGTACATAAATAAAGTCGAGCTACTTTgaccatgtttttttgtcttcatttggcAAACAAGTCCTTAGGTTGGTTTCAAGTCAGCTTGTTAGCAGCTGGAGTACTCGGGCTTCAGCTCCAAAGTAGTCTGAAAGGCAGTCACAGAGATGACAATGGTTCAATTCAAACGAAAGGCAGTCCCAGAGATGACACTGGTTCAATTCAAACGAAAGGCAGTCCCAGAGATTACAATGGTTCAATTCAAACGATTGCTCTCCTGCTTAGTTAGGGGCTTCAATTCAAACGATTGCTCTCCTGCTTCGTTAGGTCGGCCAAGTCAGCGGGGACGCGCTTTGAACGACTAGCGCTTCCATTTGGTGGTAAAAGACGCAGCTTCCGGCCTGCTTGATGCACTGAGCTCCTGTCGGTTGACgtgaggtgaggtgaggtCTACCTGCAGGTCGCGGTCCGACCGGAGGCCTTCGGCGCCCGCGCTGTCAGGTAAGGGGCTTTGTTTTGTCCTGGTCTCGGTGAGCTGGGCCAGGGCGTCCTGCACCGAGGTCAGCTTGCCCTGCGTTGGTGCAATCGACACGCTCGTCTTAGCGCACGCGCGGATGAGACGCTCGGGTTCAATAAGCCACAGGTGAACAAACAAGAGCAAAGAAACGTATTCGAGCACACGCAAAACAATTGGCTACTCATTGCCGAAATGAAATTCCATCGTCTTCCATAATACTGGCGTCGGAACCCTGACCTCAGACGAGTCTGGCAGGCGTGTGCGCATCAAGATGAAGGATTAACACGAATGGCTAAATCATGCTGCACCACCAAGGTGAGTGAACATTTGACTCCATCTCGGCGCACGCATCTGGTCCTtcctccgtccgtccgtccgtccgtccgtccgtgtgTTACATGATAATGTCGCCACGCACCGCGGCTGTAGCGCTGACCTGTCCGAGGGCTGCCTCTTTCCTTTCCCAGCCAGGGAACACGTTAGTGAAGGTCAAAGGCTCGGAGCCCTCCAAGATGAGGTAAGCGTGTGGCGGGCGTCTCGGGTTGACTTCTGTGtcacagagacagacagagagagcgcAGCGCCGCATTTAGCTCCTTCTCAACTAACTGCTTTTGCGTGCTTTGGCCGAAGTTTTGCCTTTGCAGTATTGCAGCGCCGTCTCCATGGCGCACTTCCTTTCGGCGTGCCACTTGTCCGCTTGATCCTCGGCCGTGCCGCGCTGCCACAGATACACTTCAAAGCGGTTGTCGAGCAGGAACAGCGCTAAGGGAGGGAGAGTCGGAGCGGTGCCGCTCGGGTCGGGTCGGATGCAAAGCCATACGTGTCAAAGTGCTGATTGGGCTCTCACCGGCTGGCGCCGCATACAGGTCATCCTGAAGAAAAGGCATGGCCGCCGCAAGGCCCGGCGAGCGAGACGGCCCGTGCAGCTCCTGGGCTCGGAAGCTGCCGCGAGAGGCGCTCAGGTGGAAGAGGCGTGGTGTGAACTTGTATTTACCTGGATCTGGCGGGCAGGTTGGTTGGcaagcattttgaaaggttCCGGCAAAACTTGGCTAATACGATAATAACGGTGCGATGGAGCGacttcaagtcaagtcacattgACTTGTGTCGCAAGGGTTAGGCTTCAGAGGCCCACTTCCGAATGACTAACGACGTTAACCATGCTCTCTCTCGGCGTACTTTGTAACATGCAGTCGTAGGCCTTCCTGTCCATGCCTCCCAGCGCCGCCCAGAAGTCAGCTGGCTCTGAACCTTCCTCTACTGCCTGGATCTTCACAAGACTACTTTTACTCAGGCCCAATTCCTCCGGACACCTGAGGCGCAAGCACACAAACGAGCACAGGTCAAATCTCTCGTGAGCCCTGACCAACTGGATggagagaaaatgaaagtCACCCTCGGGCGAGGCACTCCGCGGCCCTCTGGGAAACGTCCCGGCAGCTGGCCAGAGCTTTACAACCGGTCCAAAGGTACAGCGCCGCCTGGTGGCCGTTGATCAGAAGCAGAGAGCCTCTGGAGCGCAAAGAGGCGCAGCAGCATTCCACCTCCAGCAGCGAGCCCTCGTCGGGGAGCTCCCCTCGGACGGCAAACAGGCGCCACGTGCCCGCTTGCTCTGCGACCGGGAGAACGAACGCATGCAAACGCATGCAATCAATCACAAATAAGGACGCAGCGCATCGATTGCATTTCCAGCACCTGCGTGAGAAGACCGGGCCTCTCTGTGGCCTTTATGAATGACCAGAGCTCCCTTGAAGAGTTGGAGGAAACACGGCGGCTCGTTCCCTTGGTCGACCGCAACCTTCAGCACCATCCAAAGaagcattgaaaaaaaagacggcGTTTCAGAATGGACCGAGCGACGATATCGTCGAGGAGGCAAAACCTGACGAGCTTGTGTCTGTCACCTGTGATTCTCCATTGTTGTTGATCCCGATGGAGAGAAAGGCCACGGTGTCCCGTCCACCCACGTCGGAGCGACGTCCtcgccacacaaaaaaagtcgtGCTGTCGTCAGCACCTTCCCCGGTCCTGTACGTCCAGCGGACCACGTACGAGTCTCCTTGGTGAAGTTGTCCCACATTCTCCAGGGGAACCTCGCAGTCATCAAACTCGCGGACGTGCCACACGTCCACCGCCACGGTCCTCAGTCCCGGCGCGCTCGAGCCGGAGCCCCCGCGGAGGTCCACGCCGGCCAGCGTGCTCGGGGACGCTCCGGCCGCTGTCGCTTGGCCAGACACCAGAGCTTTGGCGTCGCAGGGCTTCAAGTGGTCACACGGTGGCGTCACTGAGCACGACTGTTGTGGAAAAGAACAACGGATAGACAGTTACCATATCAACCAACTCTGATGAATGCTCCAAAATAAGTGGAAATGTACCATCGTCGCACAATCCCGAGTCTCCCGGATCACTTCCTCCTCGTCCCCTCCTCTTCCCGTCCAGTCCGAGAACTTGCCTTTGAACAGAGCCGTCTCGTCGTTTTCCCGCACGACGCCAAACAGAGCCCAGCTGGGACGGCCTTCACCGAtcctggaaaaataaaaccaaatcaaCGTGTGACCTCGGCGGGCGGGCGCAGCGCTCGCCGTCTTACAGCTGCGTCTCTGCGGCGCTTTGGGTGGGATCCATGGGGTTGACCCGGCAGTTTCTGTAGTCGTACGCCCCGAGCCACACCTGTCGACTCAGCTGGAGCGCCACCTTCTGACGCTCGGCGGGCACGTCCTTCCCCAGCCACAGGTACACCTCGCCGCCAAAGTCAAACACCAGCATCTGGACAGACACACGGGACTAAACATGATGATATTTGGTAACATCATGCACATTTGGAAAGGGACAATCGTGAGACCTCCTTGGAGTCCAGCATTGAGATGGTGGGCACGGAGGCCCAGGCTTGCTCGTGGGGCACCAGTCTGTTGTCCAGCATCTTGTAAACGCAGTTGGACTCCGCAATGCCACGCTCATAGAGCTCATCCTCCTCTGCTGCACCAGCTCCTGTTTGGAGGCAGCCACACATGTCAGACTACTTCCTGGTTGACTGAGGACGATGTCAGAAGACAAgcctgactgactgactgactaactaactaactaactaacctCTGTAGGTGGTTCTTCCTCCCAGGATGTTCCAGAAGTTTGTGGCCAGGCTGCTGTCACAGTTCAGCCCCTCCTCCAGGTGGACAACACAGGTGGCATGACATCCTAGGTCTTTGCGGCCTTGAATGAAAGATGCCAACTCGGAGGCCTGAAATACAAAGGGCAGCTCTTCAAGAATGCTCACTCCAGTCATCACCCACTCGGGGAGCAGCCTACATCCGCTTTTTTAATAGAACATGTGGATACAGTTCCCGGCCATCCCAAAACAACCACTCGGCAGGGGAACATTGGCATACTTTGGCTTTCTCTTCACGGTTGGCCGACTGTCCGCTCCACACGATGCAGTCCTCTGCCGTGAGCAGCAGAAAACAGTCTCCGCTGTTCAAGGAGCTGGCCGACGGCGGGGCCAGGCGGACCTGGACGTGCCGCCTTCCTGTCGGCACACGCGAGCCAGCCGGCGAGCGTCAGTTTGAAGGATGGCGACGCGATGCAGACGAGGAGCACGCGTGCTGCGCTGACCTTTGATGAAAAGCAGCATGGGGCTGATGAAGGGTGGATGGCACTCCCGAGGATCCGGGGAGGAGCTGACGGAATGGGCCTCGGAGGAGTTCTTGGAATCTACGGGGGTAGACACACACTGAAATGACAAAGTTGAAAGGCAAGACATTGAAGCAAAACAGAATGTCGAAGGCGCTGGCTGGCTCACTCTTCTCAATCTGGAGCCTCTCCTCGGCGGCAGCGCTGAGGCCCATGAAGTCCTGACTGACGTCCTCGCGGGCCGCCAGGGCTCGGAGCGGGTTTCGGGATCCCTGGGTACGCCGGGAGGGGCGCACGGAACGCCGGTGCTCTGCCACCGCAGACGTCAGCCTGCTgagggcgggagggagggaggcagggacATCTA
It encodes the following:
- the svilc gene encoding supervillin isoform X3, producing the protein MEDLVLEARSERIARYKAERRRELAEHFGHTEGFLDPRRSSGSGQAQHIASQNVNSKTHSVPNGSDPSVCLTGQDCHDTAAGEEHPAAVQQQQQQQQQLRTRVSVGQLRSALLQQAGNGAEADKACSQDGPRAASSLDPTVKSTTDGARRRTRRYFPGGPGGARKNSERFKTQPITANEMEESGGSGLLETEQEETCEEADVKTDARAQMSVAAKMSLFKELEKTAAPEASAFLKPRSGSVCHERRQRRGNDHRFLTQPITCEEMVAVSPAPEEARPPQTEPAEVDDETCKLSVSEKLALFNKLSLPEGPSSDGAPERRRQKGARYRTQPITVEEVSLLQKGPVQLPALSLSSHLCDRQQASSVNLKPSELRLSCSKPDVAPSPADQATQRCDSEPGLRRILKRSRSECAGTSETERDGAVSHGDAAPGEDGGSRAAAPWRQRVRARRETIACTPVLALLKRTDRHRNEVADSSECLQVAPVNEDAQAHHMTNGSASKGESAHADAVRPQCWEPVYASVYSSTTPQYVMCFNQNNQCYEAHEVASSTKNQSPTQKVEEGKQEQPRSIKSQETSAECPQLDSSDIRHNQSTEAWRCLSGAMKEAEVTPESDLSSGPPCGAPSETGQGLDLFCQTNTPIRLTSAVAEHRRSVRPSRRTQGSRNPLRALAAREDVSQDFMGLSAAAEERLQIEKNSKNSSEAHSVSSSPDPRECHPPFISPMLLFIKGRRHVQVRLAPPSASSLNSGDCFLLLTAEDCIVWSGQSANREEKAKASELASFIQGRKDLGCHATCVVHLEEGLNCDSSLATNFWNILGGRTTYRGAGAAEEDELYERGIAESNCVYKMLDNRLVPHEQAWASVPTISMLDSKEMLVFDFGGEVYLWLGKDVPAERQKVALQLSRQVWLGAYDYRNCRVNPMDPTQSAAETQLIGEGRPSWALFGVVRENDETALFKGKFSDWTGRGGDEEEVIRETRDCATMQSCSVTPPCDHLKPCDAKALVSGQATAAGASPSTLAGVDLRGGSGSSAPGLRTVAVDVWHVREFDDCEVPLENVGQLHQGDSYVVRWTYRTGEGADDSTTFFVWRGRRSDVGGRDTVAFLSIGINNNGESQVAVDQGNEPPCFLQLFKGALVIHKGHREARSSHAEQAGTWRLFAVRGELPDEGSLLEVECCCASLRSRGSLLLINGHQAALYLWTGCKALASCRDVSQRAAECLARGCPEELGLSKSSLVKIQAVEEGSEPADFWAALGGMDRKAYDCMLQNPGKYKFTPRLFHLSASRGSFRAQELHGPSRSPGLAAAMPFLQDDLYAAPAALFLLDNRFEVYLWQRGTAEDQADKWHAERKCAMETALQYCKEVNPRRPPHAYLILEGSEPLTFTNVFPGWERKEAALGQVSATAAGKLTSVQDALAQLTETRTKQSPLPDSAGAEGLRSDRDLQTTLELKPEYSSC
- the tmem98 gene encoding transmembrane protein 98, encoding METVVIVAIGVLATIFLASLAALVVVCRHRYCHPHHPLLHHFDSKPTVDLIGAMETQSELSELELDDVVITNPHIEAILENEDWIEDASGLVSHCIAILKICHTLTEKLVALTMGSGAKVKAPASLADIITVAKRISPRVDDVVRSMYPPLDPILLDARATALLLSVSHLVLVTRNACHMSGSLDWIDQSLHAAEDHMVVLREAALASEPERGVLNGAEGQREHAI
- the svilc gene encoding supervillin isoform X2; this translates as MEDLVLEARSERIARYKAERRRELAEHFGHTEGFLDPRRSSGSGQAQHIASQNVNSKTHSVPNGSDPSVCLTGQDCHDTAAGEEHPAAVQQQQQQQQQLRTRVSVGQLRSALLQQAGNGAEADKACSQDGPRAASSLDPTVKSTTDGARRRTRRYFPGGPGGARKNSERFKTQPITANEMEESGGSGLLETEQEETCEEADVKTDARAQMSVAAKMSLFKELEKTAAPEASAFLKPRSGSVCHERRQRRGNDHRFLTQPITCEEMVAVSPAPEEARPPQTEPAEVDDETCKLSVSEKLALFNKLSLPEGPSSDGAPERRRQKGARYRTQPITVEEVSLLQKGPVQLPALSLSSHLCDRQQASSVNLKPSELRLSCSKPDVAPSPADQATQRCDSEPGLRRILKRSRSECAGTSETERDGAVSHGDAAPGEDGGSRAAAPWRQRVRARRETIACTPVLALLKRTDRHRNEVADSSECLQVAPVNEDAQAHHMTNGSASKGESAHADAVRPQCWEPVYASVYSSTTPQYVMCFNQNNQCYEAHEVASSTKNQSPTQKVEEGKQEQPRSIKSQETSAECPQLDSSDIRHNQSTEAWRCLSGAMKEAEVTPESDLSSGPPCGAPSETGQGLDLFCQTNTPIRLTSAVAEHRRSVRPSRRTQGSRNPLRALAAREDVSQDFMGLSAAAEERLQIEKNSKNSSEAHSVSSSPDPRECHPPFISPMLLFIKGRRHVQVRLAPPSASSLNSGDCFLLLTAEDCIVWSGQSANREEKAKASELASFIQGRKDLGCHATCVVHLEEGLNCDSSLATNFWNILGGRTTYRGAGAAEEDELYERGIAESNCVYKMLDNRLVPHEQAWASVPTISMLDSKESRVSVQMLVFDFGGEVYLWLGKDVPAERQKVALQLSRQVWLGAYDYRNCRVNPMDPTQSAAETQLIGEGRPSWALFGVVRENDETALFKGKFSDWTGRGGDEEEVIRETRDCATMQSCSVTPPCDHLKPCDAKALVSGQATAAGASPSTLAGVDLRGGSGSSAPGLRTVAVDVWHVREFDDCEVPLENVGQLHQGDSYVVRWTYRTGEGADDSTTFFVWRGRRSDVGGRDTVAFLSIGINNNGESQVAVDQGNEPPCFLQLFKGALVIHKGHREARSSHAAEQAGTWRLFAVRGELPDEGSLLEVECCCASLRSRGSLLLINGHQAALYLWTGCKALASCRDVSQRAAECLARGCPEELGLSKSSLVKIQAVEEGSEPADFWAALGGMDRKAYDCMLQNPGKYKFTPRLFHLSASRGSFRAQELHGPSRSPGLAAAMPFLQDDLYAAPAALFLLDNRFEVYLWQRGTAEDQADKWHAERKCAMETALQYCKEVNPRRPPHAYLILEGSEPLTFTNVFPGWERKEAALGQGKLTSVQDALAQLTETRTKQSPLPDSAGAEGLRSDRDLQTTLELKPEYSSC
- the svilc gene encoding supervillin isoform X1: MEDLVLEARSERIARYKAERRRELAEHFGHTEGFLDPRRSSGSGQAQHIASQNVNSKTHSVPNGSDPSVCLTGQDCHDTAAGEEHPAAVQQQQQQQQQLRTRVSVGQLRSALLQQAGNGAEACSQDGPRAASSLDPTVKSTTDGARRRTRRYFPGGPGGARKNSERFKTQPITANEMEESGGSGLLETEQEETCEEADVKTDARAQMSVAAKMSLFKELEKTAAPEASAFLKPRSGSVCHERRQRRGNDHRFLTQPITCEEMVAVSPAPEEARPPQTEPAEVDDETCKLSVSEKLALFNKLSLPEGPSSDGAPERRRQKGARYRTQPITVEEVSLLQKGPVQLPALSLSSHLCDRQQASSVNLKPSELRLSCSKPDVAPSPADQATQRCDSEPGLRRILKRSRSECAGTSETERDGAVSHGDAAPGEDGGSRAAAPWRQRVRARRETIACTPVLALLKRTDRHRNEVADSSECLQVAPVNEDAQAHHMTNGSASKGESAHADAVRPQCWEPVYASVYSSTTPQYVMCFNQNNQCYEAHEVASSTKNQSPTQKVEEGKQEQPRSIKSQETSAECPQLDSSDIRHNQSTEAWRCLSGAMKEAEVTPESDLSSGPPCGAPSETGQGLDLFCQTNTPIRLTSAVAEHRRSVRPSRRTQGSRNPLRALAAREDVSQDFMGLSAAAEERLQIEKNSKNSSEAHSVSSSPDPRECHPPFISPMLLFIKGRRHVQVRLAPPSASSLNSGDCFLLLTAEDCIVWSGQSANREEKAKASELASFIQGRKDLGCHATCVVHLEEGLNCDSSLATNFWNILGGRTTYRGAGAAEEDELYERGIAESNCVYKMLDNRLVPHEQAWASVPTISMLDSKESRVSVQMLVFDFGGEVYLWLGKDVPAERQKVALQLSRQVWLGAYDYRNCRVNPMDPTQSAAETQLIGEGRPSWALFGVVRENDETALFKGKFSDWTGRGGDEEEVIRETRDCATMQSCSVTPPCDHLKPCDAKALVSGQATAAGASPSTLAGVDLRGGSGSSAPGLRTVAVDVWHVREFDDCEVPLENVGQLHQGDSYVVRWTYRTGEGADDSTTFFVWRGRRSDVGGRDTVAFLSIGINNNGESQVAVDQGNEPPCFLQLFKGALVIHKGHREARSSHAAEQAGTWRLFAVRGELPDEGSLLEVECCCASLRSRGSLLLINGHQAALYLWTGCKALASCRDVSQRAAECLARGCPEELGLSKSSLVKIQAVEEGSEPADFWAALGGMDRKAYDCMLQNPGKYKFTPRLFHLSASRGSFRAQELHGPSRSPGLAAAMPFLQDDLYAAPAALFLLDNRFEVYLWQRGTAEDQADKWHAERKCAMETALQYCKEVNPRRPPHAYLILEGSEPLTFTNVFPGWERKEAALGQVSATAAGKLTSVQDALAQLTETRTKQSPLPDSAGAEGLRSDRDLQTTLELKPEYSSC